The Daucus carota subsp. sativus chromosome 2, DH1 v3.0, whole genome shotgun sequence genome includes a window with the following:
- the LOC108205586 gene encoding pentatricopeptide repeat-containing protein At1g06710, mitochondrial, with protein MRRQAPLFLKYTSSLTPSFFKPRFKFSQFTPSIPNLNDNDDDDDNNQPSRIVDPFLVDEFSRIRDAVSTSTSSDLGNTSCNDVYLLVCAFRDNDDKLIRQFRPKLNEDFVIRVFNSMQNAELCVKFFLWAGNQIGYTHSVAVYDALLDALGCGENRRLSEQLLSDIKKHDKEVLGKLLNVMITKFCRTGCWNVALEELGKLKDLGYRPSRGTYNALIQVLLQADKLDMANLLHKEMLDLGLYMDRYTLGCFAYTFCRKGKWKEALDLIEKEEFTPDTVIYSQMISGLCEASLFEEAMDILNIMRVNSCLPNVVTYKILLCGCLNKQKLGRCKRILSMMITEGCYPSPKIFNSLIHAFCKTGEYLYAYKLLRKMVACGCPPGYVVYNILIGGICGKKELPSLDELDLAEKTYSQMLDAGVVLNKINVSNFARCLCGAGKFEKAQKIISEMMTKGFTPDASTYSHVISYLCNASKVDKAFQLFSEMKKNGIVPDVYTYTILIDSFCKAGLIEQARSWFDEMVRDGCSPNVVTYTAIIHSYLKARKVSDANELFQLMVSEGHAPNIVTISALIDGYCKSGDTEKACQIYARMIEVKEAHDDNMYFEVDDNKAMEPNVVTYGALVDGLCKAHRVKEARNLLDVMSSKGCVPNHIVYDALIDGYCKVGKLEEAQEIFSKMSEHGYSPNAYTYSSLIDRLFKDKRLDLALRVLSKMLENSCPPNVVIYTEMIDGLCKVGKTDEAYKLMLMMEEKGCHPNVVTYTAMMDGFGKAGKVSKSLDLLAQMGTKGCAPNYVTYSVLINHCCAAGLLDEALQLLEEMKQTYWPRHIASYSKVIEGFSRDFISSLGVLAEINECESIPLVPVYGLMIDCFRKAGRLEIALELHEDISSSLVDSYIKTDAFSSLIESLCYSNKFEKAFGLYTDLIRKGGLPEISDFTSLIKGLIRVDRWEEALQLSHGLCCMDIIWITQKKNK; from the exons ATGAGAAGGCAAGCACCTCTCTTTCTCAAATACACATCTTCACTCACACCCTCATTCTTCAAACCAAGATTCAAATTCTCCCAATTCACACCTTCAATCCCCAATCTcaatgataatgatgatgatgacgataATAATCAGCCTTCACGTATTGTTGATCCTTTCTTAGTCGACGAGTTTTCTCGTATACGCGATGCCGTATCCACTTCAACTTCCAGTGATTTAGGTAATACTAGCTGCAATGATGTTTATTTACTTGTTTGTGCTTTTAGAGATAATGATGATAAGTTAATTAGACAATTTAGACCTAAATTGAATGAGGACTTTGTTATTCGTGTTTTCAATTCTATGCAAAATGCTGAGTTGTGTGTTAAGTTCTTTTTGTGGGCGGGTAATCAGATAGGCTATACTCATTCTGTTGCGGTTTATGATGCGTTGTTGGATGCGTTGGGGTGTGGGGAGAATCGGAGACTATCCGAGCAGCTTTTGAGTGATATTAAGAAACATGATAAGGAGGTTCTTGGGAAACTACTTAATGTCATGATTACGAAGTTTTGTAGAACTGGGTGTTGGAATGTAGCTTTGGAGGAACTTGGCAAGCTTAAGGATTTGGGGTATAGGCCGTCGAGGGGGACCTATAATGCATTGATTCAGGTGTTGCTACAAGCGGATAAGTTGGATATGGCGAATTTGCTTCACAAGGAGATGCTTGATTTGGGGCTTTATATGGATAGGTATACGTTGGGTTGTTTTGCTTATACCTTTTGTAGAAAGGGGAAATGGAAAGAAGCGCTTGACTTGATCGAGAAGGAAGAATTTACCCCCGATACCGTGATTTACAGTCAAATGATATCTGGGCTGTGTGAAGCTTCGCTTTTTGAAGAAGCTAtggatattttaaatataatgcgGGTTAATTCTTGTCTCCCTAATGTTGTAACATATAAGATATTGCTTTGTGGGTGCTTGAACAAACAGAAGCTGGGAAGATGTAAGAGAATTTTAAGTATGATGATTACAGAAGGTTGTTATCCAAGtcctaaaatttttaattctctCATTCATGCCTTCTGCAAAACTGGAGAATATTTGTATGCATACAAGTTGCTTAGAAAAATGGTGGCATGTGGTTGCCCACCTGGCTATGTAGTGTATAACATATTAATTGGTGGTATTTGTGGAAAGAAAGAGTTACCAAGTTTAGATGAGCTAGACCTGGCTGAAAAAACTTATAGTCAAATGCTTGATGCAGGGgttgttttgaataaaattaatgtCAGTAATTTTGCCAGATGCCTATGTGGGGCTGGAAAATTTGAGAAAGCTCAGAAAATCATTAGTGAAATGATGACCAAGGGTTTTACGCCTGATGCTAGTACATACTCACACGTTATCAGTTATCTGTGTAATGCCTCAAAAGTAGATAAGGCTTTCCAGTTGTTCAGTGAAATGAAAAAGAACGGAATTGTTCCAGATGTCTATACTTATACAATTTTGATTGACAGTTTTTGTAAAGCTGGCCTCATAGAGCAGGCTCGCAGCTGGTTTGATGAAATGGTTAGGGATGGTTGTTCCCCTAACGTGGTGACTTATACAGCTATTATACATTCTTACCTCAAAGCAAGAAAGGTATCTGATGCAAATGAGCTTTTTCAGCTTATGGTTTCGGAAGGACACGCACCAAATATTGTTACAATTAGTGCACTGATTGATGGATATTGTAAATCTGGAGACACAGAAAAAGCTTGTCAGATTTATGCAAGAATGATTGAAGTTAAAGAAGCTCATGATGATAATATGTACTTTGAGGTTGATGACAACAAAGCAATGGAGCCAAATGTTGTTACCTATGGAGCCTTGGTGGATGGTTTGTGCAAAGCACATAGAGTCAAAGAGGCTCGTAACCTATTGGATGTGATGTCTTCAAAAGGTTGTGTGCCAAATCATATCGTATATGATGCTTTAATTGATGGATATTGCAAGGTTGGCAAGCTGGAAGAAGCTCAAGAGATATTTTCTAAGATGTCCGAACATGGGTACAGTCCAAATGCTTATACCTACAGCTCTTTAATTGACAGGTTGTTTAAAGATAAACGGCTTGATCTAGCCCTCAGGGTGTTATCTAAGATGCTAGAGAATTCTTGCCCTCCTAATGTTGTAATCTATACAGAGATGATTGACGGTCTATGTAAAGTTGGGAAGACAGATGAAGCCTACAAGCTTATGCTTATGATGGAAGAGAAAGGTTGTCATCCAAATGTTGTCACTTATACCGCCATGATGGATGGGTTTGGGAAAGCTGGTAAAGTTTCTAAAAGTCTTGATTTATTGGCACAGATGGGGACCAAAGGTTGTGCTCCCAACTATGTGACATATAGTGTTCTAATAAATCATTGTTGTGCTGCTGGTCTTTTGGATGAGGCCCTCCAACTTCTTGAGGAGATGAAGCAAACATATTGGCCAAGGCATATAGCTAGCTATAGTAAGGTGATTGAAGGCTTCAGCCGAGATTTTATAAGCAGCCTAGGTGTTTTGGCTGAGATAAATGAATGCGAGTCTATTCCACTTGTTCCAGTTTACGGACTAATGATTGACTGTTTTCGCAAGGCTGGAAGACTTGAAATAGCTCTGGAGCTTCATGAGGACATTTCATCATCTTTAGTGGATTCATATATAAAGACAGATGCATTTTCTTCTTTGATTGAGAGTCTCTGTTATTCAAATAAGTTTGAGAAGGCTTTTGGGTTATATACAGACCTGATACGCAAGGGTGGACTTCCTGAGATCAGTGATTTCACAAGCCTTATTAAAGGACTTATTAGAGTGGACAGGTGGGAAGAGGCACTTCAGCTTTCACATGGCCTGTGTTGCATG GATATTATATGGATAACccagaagaaaaacaaataa
- the LOC108209075 gene encoding clathrin interactor EPSIN 2 isoform X2, protein MKKALGQTVRDLKREVNKKVLKVPSIEQKVLDATSNEPWGPHGSHLADIAQASRNYHEYQMIMSVLWKRINDTGKNWRHVYKALTVLEYLVANGTERVIDEIREHAYQISTLSDFQYIDSSGRDQGSNVRKKSQSLVVLVNDKERIQEVREKAAANREKYRNTSTGGMYKPGSYTSGGGYGERYEDDRYEGSYGSRDEDPNGYGREREWRSRDDDRYSKYGDSSNRDRDYYGRESEERSGRDGYKDNSSRGRSQNGDDYNYGVRSKSSERDRTYEDDSQYSSRVSGAKADDHYQDESVAGRRAEQIRAAPPSYEEVVGENRSPTNVESEASKSVAPKLSAPPQNASDRDSTFSSPTMAPALATSAAPVPATSVAPAPATSVAPAPATFAAPAPNHKEFDGGFNAFDPRGTFSAAPTPASNSDVDFFGSMSDSFALNSLAIVPTAAETTESNAFTNSGSNQTSEDPFGDGPFRAISSVQNVPTQVPIVESSPSFQNGINNSETPILTSQNTETASNFGFGNTDILADILPPSGPSPTGFPAQMMQPTSQLGFASHSGPPPVHTGFQGQPDQYSSLAGYPPHLGQASSPAAFPAQGQVGVQTSFPLQSGQPGSFTSFQSQMGSTQTSSFAAPSQPSLPGANFNGNSGHQSGSAVPALQPMPPQRFAGAPANYNHMNSQYNLQTTSQMQQAGTTSTDSLAIVPQPASDKFQTKSTVWADTLNRGLVNLNISGSKTNPLADIGVDFDAINRKEKRMEKPSQKPVVSTINMGKAMGSGSGIGRAGANALRGAPSPMVGNGMQVGIGGAPGIGLGMAGARGPGMNMIHGPSAGMGIGMGMGMGGGYGNQPMVGGMNMGMGGGMNMGMRPGVAMQQQPSGFPQGPAMGGYNPMMGPGVYGQQPYNGGY, encoded by the exons ATGAAGAAGGCCTTAGGTCAAACTGTTCGTGATTT AAAAAGAGAGGTGAACAAAAAGGTTCTTAAAGTTCCTTCTATAGAACAGAAG GTACTCGATGCTACAAGCAATGAGCCGTGGGGCCCTCATGGTTCACATCTTGCTGATATTGCACAAGCATCAAGAAACTA TCATGAGTACCAAATGATCATGTCAGTACTATGGAAACGTATAAACGACACTGGGAAAAATTGGCGGCATGTGTACAAG GCTTTGACTGTCCTGGAATACCTGGTTGCCAATGGGACAGAGCGTGTCATAGATGAGATTAGGGAGCATGCTTATCAGATATCA ACATTATCCGATTTTCAATATATTGATTCAAGTGGACGGGACCAAGGTAGCAATGTCAGGAAGAAATCTCAAAGTCTTGTTGTACTTGTAAATGATAAAGAAAGAATACAAGAAGTTCGTGAAAAGGCTGCTGCCAATAGGGAAAA GTACCGCAACACTTCAACAGGTGGTATGTATAAACCTGGTTCTTATACGAGTGGCGGAGGGTATGGTGAACGCTATGAAGATGATCGATATGAAGGCAGTTATGGGAGCAGGGATGAGGATCCAAATGGGTACGGGAGAGAAAGAGAATGGCGCTCTAGAGATGATGACAGATATAGCAAGTATGGTGACTCCAGTAACCGTGATAGGGATTATTATGGTAGAGAGTCTGAAGAGCGCTCTGGCCGAGATGGCTACAAGGATAATAGTTCTCGCGGAAGAAGTCAGAATGGAGATGACTACAATTATGGTGTGAGAAGTAAGAGTTCTGAGAGAGACCGCACCTACGAGGATGATAGTCAATATTCTTCTAG GGTAAGTGGTGCGAAGGCTGATGACCATTACCAGGACGAAAG TGTTGCAGGCAGGCGCGCTGAGCAGATTCGTGCTGCACCTCCCAGCTATGAAGAGGTTGTTGGCGAGAATCGTAGCCCTACTAATGTTGAAAG TGAAGCTTCAAAATCCGTTGCTCCAAAATTATCAGCTCCTCCTCAAAATGCCAGTGATCGGGATAGCACGTTCTCTAGCCCGACTATGGCTCCTGCTTTAGCAACTTCTGCTGCGCCAGTCCCAGCAACTTCTGTCGCGCCAGCTCCAGCAACTTCTGTCGCGCCAGCTCCAGCAACTTTTGCTGCACCAGCTCCAAATCACAAGGAATTTGATGGCGGTTTTAATGCTTTTGATCCACGTGGTACCTTTTCAG CTGCTCCGACTCCCGCAAGTAATTCCGATGTggacttctttggctctatgtCAGACTCATTTGCTTTGAACTCATTAGCCATTGTGCCCACTGCGGCAGAAACAACAGAATCTAACGCCTTCACCAATTCTGGATCTAATCAG ACATCTGAAGATCCTTTTGGCGATGGCCCTTTTAGAGCTATATCTTCTGTACAAAATGTCCCAACTCAGGTGCCAATTGTTGAGTCATCACCCTCCTTCCAAAATGGCATAAATAATTCCGAAACTCCAATATTAACTTCTCAGAATACAGAGACTGCCAGTAACTTTGGTTTCGGAAACACTGATATTTTAGCAGATATTCTCCCACCATCTGGACCTTCTCCCACAGGTTTTCCTGCTCAAATGATGCAGCCAACCTCACAATTAGGTTTTGCAAGTCACAGTGGGCCTCCTCCAGTACATACAGGTTTTCAAGGTCAACCGGATCAATATTCATCCTTGGCAGGCTATCCACCTCATTTGGGCCAAGCTTCATCTCCAGCAGCATTTCCAGCTCAGGGACAAGTTGGCGTACAGACAAGTTTTCCATTACAAAGTGGGCAACCAGGATCCTTTACAAGTTTTCAATCTCAAATGGGGAGCACACAAACGTCCAGTTTTGCTGCTCCCAGTCAACCTTCACTACCTGGAGCTAATTTTAATGGGAATTCTGGTCACCAATCTGGCTCGGCAGTCCCAGCACTTCAACCTATGCCACCACAAAGATTTGCTGGCGCACCTGCAAATTATAACCATATGAATTCACAATATAACTTACAGACGACTTCTCAAATGCAACAAGCAGGAACAACTTCTACAGATTCTCTTGCTATAGTTCCTCAACCAGCAAGTGACAAGTTTCAGACCAAGTCCACAGTTTGGGCAGATACCCTAAATCGTGGACTTGTTAATCTGAATATATCTGGAT CCAAAACAAATCCTTTGGCTGATATTGGTGTGGATTTTGATGCCATTAATCGAAAAGAGAAGAGGATGGAAAAACCTAGTCAAAAACCCGTTGTATCAACTATTAACATGGGTAAAGCTATGGGTTCTGGTTCTGGAATTGGCCGGGCAGGTGCAAATGCTCTTCGAGGTGCACCAAGCCCAATGGTAGGTAATGGAATGCAAGTGGGCATTGGTGGAGCGCCTGGTATAGGCTTGGGCATGGCTGGTGCTCGTGGTCCAGGCATGAATATGATTCACGGTCCTAGTGCAGGAATGGGAATCGGTATGGGTATGGGTATGGGAGGTGGTTATGGAAATCAGCCTATGGTTGGAGGAATGAACATGGGTATGGGTGGAGGTATGAACATGGGTATGAGACCGGGAGTTGCAATGCAGCAGCAACCATCAGGATTTCCTCAGGGACCGGCTATGGGAGGTTATAATCCAATGATGGGTCCAGGAGTTTATGGTCAACAACCATACAATGGTGGCTACTGA
- the LOC108209075 gene encoding clathrin interactor EPSIN 2 isoform X1 gives MKKALGQTVRDLKREVNKKVLKVPSIEQKVLDATSNEPWGPHGSHLADIAQASRNYHEYQMIMSVLWKRINDTGKNWRHVYKALTVLEYLVANGTERVIDEIREHAYQISTLSDFQYIDSSGRDQGSNVRKKSQSLVVLVNDKERIQEVREKAAANREKYRNTSTGGMYKPGSYTSGGGYGERYEDDRYEGSYGSRDEDPNGYGREREWRSRDDDRYSKYGDSSNRDRDYYGRESEERSGRDGYKDNSSRGRSQNGDDYNYGVRSKSSERDRTYEDDSQYSSRVSGAKADDHYQDESVAGRRAEQIRAAPPSYEEVVGENRSPTNVERNSEASKSVAPKLSAPPQNASDRDSTFSSPTMAPALATSAAPVPATSVAPAPATSVAPAPATFAAPAPNHKEFDGGFNAFDPRGTFSAAPTPASNSDVDFFGSMSDSFALNSLAIVPTAAETTESNAFTNSGSNQTSEDPFGDGPFRAISSVQNVPTQVPIVESSPSFQNGINNSETPILTSQNTETASNFGFGNTDILADILPPSGPSPTGFPAQMMQPTSQLGFASHSGPPPVHTGFQGQPDQYSSLAGYPPHLGQASSPAAFPAQGQVGVQTSFPLQSGQPGSFTSFQSQMGSTQTSSFAAPSQPSLPGANFNGNSGHQSGSAVPALQPMPPQRFAGAPANYNHMNSQYNLQTTSQMQQAGTTSTDSLAIVPQPASDKFQTKSTVWADTLNRGLVNLNISGSKTNPLADIGVDFDAINRKEKRMEKPSQKPVVSTINMGKAMGSGSGIGRAGANALRGAPSPMVGNGMQVGIGGAPGIGLGMAGARGPGMNMIHGPSAGMGIGMGMGMGGGYGNQPMVGGMNMGMGGGMNMGMRPGVAMQQQPSGFPQGPAMGGYNPMMGPGVYGQQPYNGGY, from the exons ATGAAGAAGGCCTTAGGTCAAACTGTTCGTGATTT AAAAAGAGAGGTGAACAAAAAGGTTCTTAAAGTTCCTTCTATAGAACAGAAG GTACTCGATGCTACAAGCAATGAGCCGTGGGGCCCTCATGGTTCACATCTTGCTGATATTGCACAAGCATCAAGAAACTA TCATGAGTACCAAATGATCATGTCAGTACTATGGAAACGTATAAACGACACTGGGAAAAATTGGCGGCATGTGTACAAG GCTTTGACTGTCCTGGAATACCTGGTTGCCAATGGGACAGAGCGTGTCATAGATGAGATTAGGGAGCATGCTTATCAGATATCA ACATTATCCGATTTTCAATATATTGATTCAAGTGGACGGGACCAAGGTAGCAATGTCAGGAAGAAATCTCAAAGTCTTGTTGTACTTGTAAATGATAAAGAAAGAATACAAGAAGTTCGTGAAAAGGCTGCTGCCAATAGGGAAAA GTACCGCAACACTTCAACAGGTGGTATGTATAAACCTGGTTCTTATACGAGTGGCGGAGGGTATGGTGAACGCTATGAAGATGATCGATATGAAGGCAGTTATGGGAGCAGGGATGAGGATCCAAATGGGTACGGGAGAGAAAGAGAATGGCGCTCTAGAGATGATGACAGATATAGCAAGTATGGTGACTCCAGTAACCGTGATAGGGATTATTATGGTAGAGAGTCTGAAGAGCGCTCTGGCCGAGATGGCTACAAGGATAATAGTTCTCGCGGAAGAAGTCAGAATGGAGATGACTACAATTATGGTGTGAGAAGTAAGAGTTCTGAGAGAGACCGCACCTACGAGGATGATAGTCAATATTCTTCTAG GGTAAGTGGTGCGAAGGCTGATGACCATTACCAGGACGAAAG TGTTGCAGGCAGGCGCGCTGAGCAGATTCGTGCTGCACCTCCCAGCTATGAAGAGGTTGTTGGCGAGAATCGTAGCCCTACTAATGTTGAAAG AAACAGTGAAGCTTCAAAATCCGTTGCTCCAAAATTATCAGCTCCTCCTCAAAATGCCAGTGATCGGGATAGCACGTTCTCTAGCCCGACTATGGCTCCTGCTTTAGCAACTTCTGCTGCGCCAGTCCCAGCAACTTCTGTCGCGCCAGCTCCAGCAACTTCTGTCGCGCCAGCTCCAGCAACTTTTGCTGCACCAGCTCCAAATCACAAGGAATTTGATGGCGGTTTTAATGCTTTTGATCCACGTGGTACCTTTTCAG CTGCTCCGACTCCCGCAAGTAATTCCGATGTggacttctttggctctatgtCAGACTCATTTGCTTTGAACTCATTAGCCATTGTGCCCACTGCGGCAGAAACAACAGAATCTAACGCCTTCACCAATTCTGGATCTAATCAG ACATCTGAAGATCCTTTTGGCGATGGCCCTTTTAGAGCTATATCTTCTGTACAAAATGTCCCAACTCAGGTGCCAATTGTTGAGTCATCACCCTCCTTCCAAAATGGCATAAATAATTCCGAAACTCCAATATTAACTTCTCAGAATACAGAGACTGCCAGTAACTTTGGTTTCGGAAACACTGATATTTTAGCAGATATTCTCCCACCATCTGGACCTTCTCCCACAGGTTTTCCTGCTCAAATGATGCAGCCAACCTCACAATTAGGTTTTGCAAGTCACAGTGGGCCTCCTCCAGTACATACAGGTTTTCAAGGTCAACCGGATCAATATTCATCCTTGGCAGGCTATCCACCTCATTTGGGCCAAGCTTCATCTCCAGCAGCATTTCCAGCTCAGGGACAAGTTGGCGTACAGACAAGTTTTCCATTACAAAGTGGGCAACCAGGATCCTTTACAAGTTTTCAATCTCAAATGGGGAGCACACAAACGTCCAGTTTTGCTGCTCCCAGTCAACCTTCACTACCTGGAGCTAATTTTAATGGGAATTCTGGTCACCAATCTGGCTCGGCAGTCCCAGCACTTCAACCTATGCCACCACAAAGATTTGCTGGCGCACCTGCAAATTATAACCATATGAATTCACAATATAACTTACAGACGACTTCTCAAATGCAACAAGCAGGAACAACTTCTACAGATTCTCTTGCTATAGTTCCTCAACCAGCAAGTGACAAGTTTCAGACCAAGTCCACAGTTTGGGCAGATACCCTAAATCGTGGACTTGTTAATCTGAATATATCTGGAT CCAAAACAAATCCTTTGGCTGATATTGGTGTGGATTTTGATGCCATTAATCGAAAAGAGAAGAGGATGGAAAAACCTAGTCAAAAACCCGTTGTATCAACTATTAACATGGGTAAAGCTATGGGTTCTGGTTCTGGAATTGGCCGGGCAGGTGCAAATGCTCTTCGAGGTGCACCAAGCCCAATGGTAGGTAATGGAATGCAAGTGGGCATTGGTGGAGCGCCTGGTATAGGCTTGGGCATGGCTGGTGCTCGTGGTCCAGGCATGAATATGATTCACGGTCCTAGTGCAGGAATGGGAATCGGTATGGGTATGGGTATGGGAGGTGGTTATGGAAATCAGCCTATGGTTGGAGGAATGAACATGGGTATGGGTGGAGGTATGAACATGGGTATGAGACCGGGAGTTGCAATGCAGCAGCAACCATCAGGATTTCCTCAGGGACCGGCTATGGGAGGTTATAATCCAATGATGGGTCCAGGAGTTTATGGTCAACAACCATACAATGGTGGCTACTGA